In Methanomassiliicoccales archaeon, the DNA window TCGTATCCTGAATAGTCTCTTTGGATCGGCTGGGAGTAGTCTGGCTGCGATGCCGTGTAGTCGGTCTGTGCTTGCTGCTGCGACAGGTTGGATCCGCAAGTGGGACAGTAATTCTCACCAACGCCAACATTCTTGCCGCAGTTTGGACAATATGGCAAGTTCGTTCCTCCCTTTGGAGTTACATCTCACTTTCCATATTAAAATGTGTCATATGATTACCAGAAGGTGAATTTGTACTGAATTACCTAGGATAGGGCCCCTTGTTGCCAAAGAACTTGAAAGCCACATATCCAGCCATCGCGCAGAACAACCTTAAAAGGGCCCAGGCGTTCATCTTCTGCCTGAACATTTTAAGAGGATCGTATGAACCCCAAAGTCGACCGTGCTTCAAAGTCAGCTGTTTCCTCCCGACACCATTCCAGAAAGCCTGCTTGAAGAATCCGTAGACCGTACCCCTGGCCCGATGATAGATGATCGAGTTTGGGTTGTAGATGAGCGAGTATCCAGCATCCACTGACCTGAAGTTGAGGTCGATATCCTCCGCCGTTATGAACCATGGATCGAAGAAGCCAACCTCCTCCAGCACATCCCTGCGGAAAGCCATGTTGCAGCTTGGAAATGAAATATCGAACCCCTTGTGGAAGAGTTCAACTCTTTCAAGGTCCTCCCATGCACTCAAACCTATGTTGATGACCTTGCCTGCAGCCATGTCCGCCCCTTCCATTATCGTCCTTCTGATCTCCTTGATCCAGAAAGGGTTGGCGATGCAGTCTCCACCCACGAAGGCAATGATATCTCCTTGAGCCATTGAGATGCCGAAGTTGGTGCTCTCACCTCTCGTTCCCGGTTTGATATACAACTTGATGAAATCGTGTTTATCCGCATACTCTTGGACGATCTCTCTGGTGCGGTCCTTGCTCTTGGCGTCGACCACCACCACCTCCAGAGGCTGTTCTTGGACGATCAGGCTGTCGAGGAGGTCCGCAATGTTGCGCTCCTCGTTCATGACATTGAGCACTACACTGACCTTCATGTTGACTTGCCCTCATGGTCTGGGCCGCTTATCTCAGTTTCGGAATAGGATTTCCCTTCGGAATAGATACTTACGATATTCCTAAATAGTAACATGAATAGGCTCGTCAAAGCTCCGGATGTAAATGAAGGGAACACATCTGCCATTCATTTTCTCCACGGGCAGATATTAACAATGGATTTCGAGACCTTTGGCCATGAAGGACAACTTATTAAGTTAGGGAAATCATTCAATGGCACTGACATGAAGCTCATGGGCAAGTTCTACCAGATCGAGGACTGCAAGATCGGCGAGGGGACCGTTGTTTGGGATTTCGTCAACCTCTTTGGATGCACGATAGGGAAGGGATGTAGGATTGGATCCTACGCAGAGATCGGAAGAGGCGTCATCATAGGCGATCGTTGCAAGGTGGAGCCGTATGCTTTCATTCCCCCTGGTGTCATCATAGAGGACGAAGTATTCATCGGCCCTCATGTCTGCTTCACCAACGATTACTACCCAAGGGCGGTTGGGGATTGGGAAATTGTGCCAACCACCGTCGAGAAGGGGGCGTCAATAGGAGCGAACAGCACCATACTATGCGGGATCACGGTCGGAGAAGGGGCCATGGTCGCAGCGGGTTCAGTCGTAACTAAGAATGTCCCTCCAAGGACATTGGTTGCCGGAAATCCAGCGGTTGAGAAGGGGATGGTCAGAAAATGAGAATAGGCCTTTGCAAACCGGTCGTCACGGAGGAGATGATAGAAGCCGCAACCGACGCTCTGAGGAACGAGAGATTCGTTCTGGGTGAGAGCGTTTTCAAGTTCGAGGAGGCTTTTGCCGACTACGTAGGAACGGAGCACGCCGTCTCCGTCTCGTCAGGAACCGCAGCCCTTACTCTCACGTTGATCGCTATGGGCATCAAAGGGAATGAGATACTCACTACCCCATTGTCTTTTGTGGCCACCGCCACCAGCATCGTGCATGCCGGTGGGACGCCCCGTTTTACAGACGTCCAGGAGGACGATTTCCTCATTGACCCCACGGACATTGTTACCAGGTTGACTGAACGGACAAAGGGCGTGGTACCAGTTCACCTCTTCGGGCACCCTTGTGAAATGGATGCAATATTGGAGATTGCCTCTGAAAGGGGATTGGCGGTCGTCGAGGACGCTGCTCAGGCGCACGGGGCCAAATACAAGAACAGGAGGACGGGGTCTCTGGGCGACGCCGGATGCTTCTCCTTCTACTCCACCAAGAACATGACAGTGGGTGGCGATGGAGGTATGGTTACCACAGATGATGAACGACTGGCCGAGGACATTCGGAAGTTGAGGCACTGTGGCAGGGTCTCCCAATATATTCATGATGTATTCGGTTTCACCTCGAGGCTGAATAGCGCTAATGCCGCCTTTGGGTTAGTTCAATTGAAGTACTTGGACGAATGGAATGAGCGGAGGAGGGCGATAGCATCACGCTATACTGAACGCCTCCGGTATTTGGAGGGAATAACGACTCCACCCATGCCTTCCAGGTATCGCACACCTGTTTTTCATTTGTATGCGATCCGAGCAGAGAACAGGGACGGGTTGGCCAATCACCTGAACACCCAGGGGATTGAGTGTGGTATCCATTATCCAGTTCCAATTCACCTGCAACCCGTTTACAGGGAGGTGTACGGTTACAAGGAAGGGGAATTTCCTGTGAGCGAGTCGTTGACCGGTAGGCTACTCTCTCTGCCAATGTTTCCGGAGATGACCGACGAAGAGGTCGACTACGTCTGCGAGTGCATAGAAGATTATTACGGAGGGCTTGAATGAGGAACATCAATGTTGCTGTTCTAGGTACGGGCTACTGGGGAAGGAAAATAGTTGATGAGTACTGCAATATACCGAGTGTTAAGCTCAAGGCCGTTGCCGACATCTCGGATGAGAATCTGGAATTCTGCCGGGACAGGTACGGGGTTGAGAACCTCTACAAGGATTATCGGGAAGTCATAGAGGACGACTCCATCACTGCTGTGAATGTATGCCTCCCCAACAACCTTCATTATAAAGTGTGCCGGGAGGCCCTTGAATCAGGGAAGCATGTCCTGGTCGAAAAGCCGATGACTCTTACATCTGAAGAGGGTTGGGAGTTGGTCAACCTGGCTCAGGAAGACAACCTCACTCTGTCCGTAGGGCATATATATCGTTTCAACAACGCCATGTTGGAGATCAAGCGACTGATCGATCAGAAATTCTTCGGAAGGGTGTTTCTCATGAACTTCGAGTGGAAGAATTTGGAGAGGCCTTTCCAGGACAGGGACGTCATAGTGGACCTAGCACCTCATTACTTCGATATTATGAACTTCCTCCTGGGGGACTGGCCCTCTAGGATCACATGTATCGGACGTCCCTATCGTAGGGGCGAGCTGGAGGAAGCGGCCTACATCATATCCGAGCTCAAATCGGGCACCTTGGCACACGCTGACATCAACTGGCTTTCACCCAAGAAGGTAAGGCAGATCGAGATTGTTGGAGAGAACCGATCTGTCATCATCGACGCTGTCGCCCAGGAAGCCACGGTGCACGAGAGCGGTTACACATATCGTTTGGGCATTGAACGCAACAACACAATAAGGACAGAATTGGTACACTTCCTTCAGTCGATCGGCGATCCGCTCACCGAGACCAGGAACAGCGGCATCATCGGTGTCAAGACAGTGGAGATGATCGAGCAGGCGAAGCGTTCCCTTGTCGAGGGAAAGACCGCAACCCTTCCCTATTAGGAGGTGATCCGGTGGGGCGCAGGATTCTCATGCTCCTTGCCGATGAGTACCGTCCCGATCCGAGAGTTCGAAAGGAGGCTCTTGCGCTGGTCGAGGATGGTATCAATGTTACCATTCTCTCATGGGACAGGGGACACCACCATGAATCAAGATCGGAAAAAGAGGGCTTGAAGATCGAGTGCGTCCGTACTGGAAAGGTGTACGGGCTATTGAAGCTGGGTTTGAATTATCCACGTTTCTTCCTCAAAGCCTTTGGAATCA includes these proteins:
- a CDS encoding glycosyltransferase, translated to MKVSVVLNVMNEERNIADLLDSLIVQEQPLEVVVVDAKSKDRTREIVQEYADKHDFIKLYIKPGTRGESTNFGISMAQGDIIAFVGGDCIANPFWIKEIRRTIMEGADMAAGKVINIGLSAWEDLERVELFHKGFDISFPSCNMAFRRDVLEEVGFFDPWFITAEDIDLNFRSVDAGYSLIYNPNSIIYHRARGTVYGFFKQAFWNGVGRKQLTLKHGRLWGSYDPLKMFRQKMNAWALLRLFCAMAGYVAFKFFGNKGPYPR
- a CDS encoding Gfo/Idh/MocA family oxidoreductase, with protein sequence MRNINVAVLGTGYWGRKIVDEYCNIPSVKLKAVADISDENLEFCRDRYGVENLYKDYREVIEDDSITAVNVCLPNNLHYKVCREALESGKHVLVEKPMTLTSEEGWELVNLAQEDNLTLSVGHIYRFNNAMLEIKRLIDQKFFGRVFLMNFEWKNLERPFQDRDVIVDLAPHYFDIMNFLLGDWPSRITCIGRPYRRGELEEAAYIISELKSGTLAHADINWLSPKKVRQIEIVGENRSVIIDAVAQEATVHESGYTYRLGIERNNTIRTELVHFLQSIGDPLTETRNSGIIGVKTVEMIEQAKRSLVEGKTATLPY
- a CDS encoding zinc ribbon domain-containing protein, with the protein product MPYCPNCGKNVGVGENYCPTCGSNLSQQQAQTDYTASQPDYSQPIQRDYSGY
- a CDS encoding DegT/DnrJ/EryC1/StrS family aminotransferase — its product is MRIGLCKPVVTEEMIEAATDALRNERFVLGESVFKFEEAFADYVGTEHAVSVSSGTAALTLTLIAMGIKGNEILTTPLSFVATATSIVHAGGTPRFTDVQEDDFLIDPTDIVTRLTERTKGVVPVHLFGHPCEMDAILEIASERGLAVVEDAAQAHGAKYKNRRTGSLGDAGCFSFYSTKNMTVGGDGGMVTTDDERLAEDIRKLRHCGRVSQYIHDVFGFTSRLNSANAAFGLVQLKYLDEWNERRRAIASRYTERLRYLEGITTPPMPSRYRTPVFHLYAIRAENRDGLANHLNTQGIECGIHYPVPIHLQPVYREVYGYKEGEFPVSESLTGRLLSLPMFPEMTDEEVDYVCECIEDYYGGLE
- a CDS encoding N-acetyltransferase, whose product is MKLMGKFYQIEDCKIGEGTVVWDFVNLFGCTIGKGCRIGSYAEIGRGVIIGDRCKVEPYAFIPPGVIIEDEVFIGPHVCFTNDYYPRAVGDWEIVPTTVEKGASIGANSTILCGITVGEGAMVAAGSVVTKNVPPRTLVAGNPAVEKGMVRK